From the genome of Thermococcus chitonophagus, one region includes:
- the porA gene encoding pyruvate synthase subunit PorA: MPIRTVMKANEAAAWAAKLAKPKVIAAFPITPSTLVPEKISEFVANGELDAEFIKVESEHSAISALVGAAAAGVRTFTATASQGLALMHEILFIAAGMRLPIVMAIGNRALSAPINIWNDWQDTISQRDTGWIQFYAENNQEALDLIIAAYKVAEDERVLLPAMVGFDAFILTHTVEPVEIPDQEVVDEFLGEYEPKHAYLDPQRPITQGALAFPAHYMETRYLVWEAMERAKKVIDEVFEEFEKKFGRKYQKIEEYRTEDADIIFVTMGSLAGTLKEWVDKKREEGYKVGAAKMTVYRPFPVEEIRELAKKTKVLAFIEKNITIGLYGAVFTDASAALINESEKPLLLDFIAGLGGRDVTFQQLDEALAIAKKALEEGKVERPISWIGLRKELL; this comes from the coding sequence ATGCCAATTAGAACCGTTATGAAGGCAAATGAAGCGGCAGCTTGGGCTGCAAAGCTGGCTAAACCCAAGGTAATTGCAGCGTTCCCAATTACACCTTCAACCCTTGTTCCCGAGAAGATCAGCGAATTCGTTGCAAATGGTGAACTTGACGCTGAGTTCATAAAGGTGGAGAGCGAGCACTCAGCTATTTCAGCGTTGGTTGGAGCTGCAGCAGCTGGAGTTAGAACGTTCACGGCAACTGCATCCCAGGGTCTTGCCCTGATGCACGAGATACTCTTCATAGCGGCTGGAATGAGGCTACCAATTGTAATGGCCATTGGTAACAGAGCACTTTCAGCTCCAATCAACATCTGGAACGACTGGCAGGACACGATCAGCCAGAGAGACACTGGTTGGATTCAGTTCTACGCTGAGAACAACCAAGAGGCCCTTGACTTGATAATCGCAGCATACAAGGTTGCAGAGGATGAGAGGGTTCTCCTACCAGCGATGGTCGGTTTCGATGCATTCATCCTAACTCACACGGTTGAGCCCGTGGAAATACCAGATCAGGAAGTCGTTGATGAGTTCCTCGGTGAGTACGAACCAAAGCACGCCTACCTCGACCCGCAGAGGCCCATAACCCAGGGTGCCCTAGCATTCCCAGCCCACTATATGGAAACTAGGTACTTAGTGTGGGAGGCTATGGAGAGAGCCAAGAAGGTCATTGATGAAGTCTTTGAAGAGTTCGAGAAGAAGTTCGGAAGGAAGTACCAGAAGATCGAGGAGTACAGAACGGAGGATGCAGATATAATCTTCGTAACTATGGGCTCACTAGCCGGAACCCTCAAGGAGTGGGTCGACAAGAAGAGGGAAGAGGGATACAAGGTTGGAGCAGCAAAGATGACTGTCTACAGGCCATTCCCAGTTGAGGAGATAAGGGAGCTCGCTAAGAAGACCAAGGTTCTCGCATTCATCGAGAAGAACATAACAATTGGTCTCTACGGTGCCGTGTTTACGGATGCCTCAGCTGCCCTAATCAATGAAAGCGAGAAGCCATTGCTACTTGACTTCATAGCCGGTCTCGGTGGTAGAGACGTAACATTCCAGCAACTTGACGAGGCATTGGCGATAGCGAAGAAGGCCCTTGAGGAGGGTAAGGTTGAGAGGCCAATAAGTTGGATTGGTTTAAGGAAAGAGCTCTTGTGA
- the porD gene encoding pyruvate synthase subunit PorD has translation MAESPFKADIERAQKELTEKMTPGAIVYLPGSSVINKTGSWRVFKPEFNKDKCVRCFLCYIYCPEPAIYLDEEGYPVFDYDYCKGCGICANECPTKAIEMVREVK, from the coding sequence ATGGCTGAGAGCCCGTTTAAGGCGGATATAGAAAGAGCTCAAAAGGAGTTAACGGAGAAAATGACTCCAGGGGCAATAGTCTACCTACCAGGAAGCAGCGTAATTAACAAGACAGGTTCTTGGAGAGTCTTTAAGCCCGAGTTCAACAAGGATAAGTGCGTTAGGTGCTTCCTGTGCTACATCTATTGTCCAGAGCCAGCAATTTACTTAGACGAAGAGGGCTATCCAGTTTTCGACTATGATTATTGTAAGGGTTGTGGAATTTGTGCAAATGAGTGCCCAACCAAGGCAATTGAGATGGTTAGGGAAGTTAAGTGA
- a CDS encoding 3-methyl-2-oxobutanoate dehydrogenase subunit beta: MEVPENIKKRLTLPFDEHFYAGHTACQGCGASLGLRYVLKAYGRKTIVAIPACCSTIIAGPWPYSALDANLFHTAFETTGAVISGIEAALKAMGYKVKGEDGIMVVGWAGDGGTADIGLQALSGFLERGHDAVYIMYDNEAYMNTGIQRSSSTPYGAWTTNTPGGKRHFLEKRHKKKVIDIVIAHRIPYAATASIAYPEDFIRKLKKAQKTPGPSFIQLFAPCPTGWRSPTDKTIEIARLAVQTAYFPLFEYENGKYKINMPNPKKEPRPIEEFLKLQGRFKYMTKDDIETLQKWVLEEWERLKKLAEVFG; the protein is encoded by the coding sequence ATGGAAGTTCCTGAGAACATTAAGAAGAGGCTCACCCTTCCGTTTGATGAACACTTTTATGCTGGTCACACTGCCTGCCAAGGCTGTGGTGCATCCCTCGGCCTTAGGTACGTGCTTAAGGCATATGGAAGAAAGACAATAGTTGCAATTCCTGCATGCTGTTCAACAATCATAGCTGGTCCCTGGCCTTATTCAGCTCTAGACGCCAACCTCTTCCACACGGCCTTCGAAACTACAGGTGCCGTGATTAGCGGTATTGAAGCTGCATTGAAGGCTATGGGATACAAAGTTAAGGGAGAAGACGGTATAATGGTGGTTGGCTGGGCAGGTGACGGAGGAACCGCAGATATAGGCCTTCAAGCATTGAGTGGATTCCTTGAAAGAGGCCATGACGCAGTTTACATAATGTATGATAATGAGGCTTACATGAATACTGGAATTCAGAGGTCAAGTTCAACCCCCTACGGAGCATGGACAACAAACACACCAGGAGGAAAGAGACACTTTCTTGAGAAGAGGCACAAGAAGAAAGTTATTGACATCGTAATTGCCCACAGAATTCCTTATGCTGCTACTGCGAGCATAGCCTATCCTGAGGACTTCATAAGAAAGCTCAAGAAGGCTCAAAAAACACCAGGACCAAGCTTCATCCAGCTCTTTGCTCCCTGTCCAACAGGATGGAGGAGCCCAACAGACAAGACCATAGAAATCGCTAGACTTGCTGTGCAGACTGCATACTTCCCGCTCTTTGAATACGAGAACGGCAAGTACAAAATCAACATGCCAAATCCAAAGAAAGAGCCAAGGCCAATTGAGGAGTTCCTCAAGCTACAGGGAAGATTCAAGTACATGACTAAGGATGACATTGAAACACTTCAGAAGTGGGTGCTTGAGGAGTGGGAGAGGCTTAAGAAGCTTGCTGAAGTGTTTGGTTGA
- the porA gene encoding pyruvate ferredoxin oxidoreductase → MEYRPIRKVVSGNYAAAYAALHARVQVVAAYPITPQTSIIEKIAEFIANGLADIQYIPVESEHSAMAACIGASATGARVFTATSAQGLALMHEMLHWASGARLPIVMVDVNRAMAPPWSVWDDQTDSLAQRDTGWMQFYAENNQEVYDGVLMAYKIAETVNLPAMIIESAFILSHTYDIVEMIPQELVDEFLPPRKPLYSLANFDEPFAVGGLATPNDYYEFRYKIAKAMEEAKRVIKEVGREFGERFGRDYSEMIEKAYIDDADFVFMGMGSLMGTVKEAVDLLRKEGYKVGYAKVRWFRPFPKEELMEIAESVKGIAVLDRNFSFGQEGILFNEAKGSLYNTDARPIMKNYIVGLGGRDFTVKDVKAIAEDMKKIIASGKLDREVEWYHLKR, encoded by the coding sequence ATGGAGTACAGGCCAATTAGGAAGGTTGTAAGCGGTAATTATGCCGCTGCGTATGCAGCTCTTCACGCGAGAGTTCAGGTTGTCGCTGCTTATCCTATAACCCCCCAGACCAGCATCATTGAGAAGATTGCTGAGTTCATTGCTAATGGTCTTGCTGACATTCAGTACATCCCCGTAGAGAGTGAACACTCCGCAATGGCCGCATGTATAGGAGCTTCTGCGACTGGAGCTAGAGTCTTTACCGCAACTTCAGCTCAAGGTCTTGCCTTAATGCATGAGATGCTCCATTGGGCCTCTGGAGCGAGATTGCCAATAGTAATGGTTGACGTGAATAGAGCAATGGCACCCCCATGGAGCGTCTGGGATGATCAGACTGACTCGCTTGCCCAAAGAGATACGGGCTGGATGCAGTTCTATGCTGAGAACAACCAAGAGGTTTACGATGGGGTTTTGATGGCCTACAAGATTGCAGAAACAGTAAACCTACCAGCTATGATCATAGAGAGCGCGTTCATTTTAAGTCACACCTATGATATAGTTGAGATGATTCCCCAGGAACTTGTGGATGAGTTCCTCCCACCTAGAAAGCCCCTCTACAGCTTGGCTAACTTTGACGAGCCTTTCGCAGTCGGTGGGCTTGCAACCCCAAATGACTACTACGAGTTCAGGTACAAGATTGCGAAGGCCATGGAGGAGGCAAAGAGGGTTATCAAGGAAGTTGGCAGAGAGTTTGGTGAGAGGTTTGGAAGGGATTACAGTGAGATGATAGAGAAGGCTTACATTGATGATGCAGACTTCGTGTTCATGGGAATGGGCTCCCTAATGGGAACCGTTAAAGAGGCAGTAGATCTCCTAAGAAAAGAAGGCTACAAGGTTGGCTATGCAAAGGTTCGCTGGTTCAGGCCGTTCCCGAAGGAGGAGCTTATGGAAATTGCGGAGAGTGTTAAGGGTATAGCCGTTTTAGACAGAAACTTCTCATTTGGGCAGGAGGGAATTTTATTCAACGAGGCTAAGGGATCCCTGTACAATACCGACGCCAGGCCAATAATGAAGAACTACATCGTAGGACTCGGAGGGAGGGACTTCACGGTTAAAGACGTCAAGGCTATTGCCGAGGACATGAAGAAGATTATTGCGAGCGGTAAGTTGGATAGAGAAGTTGAGTGGTATCACCTTAAGAGGTGA
- a CDS encoding 3-methyl-2-oxobutanoate dehydrogenase subunit delta codes for MNTLFGKTKDEAKPISPKSVDEYPEAPVSLGTTLVNFTGDWRTFMPVIDESKCVKCYICWKFCPEPAIYIKPDGMVAIDYDYCKGCGICANECPTKAITMVREEK; via the coding sequence GTGAATACCCTATTTGGAAAAACTAAGGATGAGGCGAAGCCAATTTCTCCTAAGTCCGTGGATGAGTACCCCGAAGCCCCAGTTAGTTTGGGAACCACACTAGTTAACTTCACCGGAGATTGGAGAACTTTCATGCCTGTCATTGACGAGTCGAAATGTGTTAAATGCTATATTTGCTGGAAGTTCTGTCCTGAGCCGGCAATTTACATTAAGCCAGATGGCATGGTTGCAATAGACTATGATTATTGTAAGGGCTGTGGGATTTGCGCTAATGAGTGCCCAACTAAGGCAATTACAATGGTGAGAGAGGAAAAGTGA
- a CDS encoding pyruvate/ketoisovalerate ferredoxin oxidoreductase subunit gamma, translating to MIEIRFHGRGGQGAVTAANILAEAAFLEGKYVQAFPFFGVERRGAPVTAFTRIDDKPIRIKTQIYEPDIVVVLDPSLLETVDVTAGLKDDGIVIINTEKSKEEVLEKLKKKPKKLALVDATTIALEVLGLPITNTAILGAVAKATGLVKIDSIKEAIKDTFSGELGEKNARAAQEAFEKTQVFEL from the coding sequence ATGATAGAGATTCGTTTTCACGGTAGAGGTGGACAAGGTGCCGTTACTGCCGCAAACATTCTCGCTGAGGCAGCATTTCTAGAAGGCAAGTACGTTCAAGCTTTCCCATTCTTTGGTGTTGAAAGAAGAGGTGCCCCAGTTACTGCATTTACCAGGATAGATGACAAACCCATTAGGATCAAGACCCAGATCTATGAGCCTGACATAGTAGTAGTTTTAGACCCAAGCCTTCTCGAAACTGTTGACGTCACAGCAGGTCTCAAGGATGATGGAATCGTGATAATAAACACCGAGAAGAGCAAGGAAGAAGTTCTAGAGAAGCTCAAGAAGAAGCCAAAGAAGCTGGCCCTAGTCGATGCTACTACAATAGCCCTCGAGGTTCTTGGTCTTCCAATTACGAACACCGCAATTCTCGGTGCAGTCGCAAAGGCTACTGGGCTTGTTAAGATTGACAGTATCAAGGAAGCCATTAAGGACACGTTCTCTGGTGAGCTTGGCGAAAAGAACGCTAGAGCTGCTCAGGAAGCTTTTGAAAAGACCCAGGTCTTTGAGCTTTAA
- a CDS encoding hydroxymethylglutaryl-CoA synthase, translating to MKLLKPAKDIGIVGYGAYVPMYRIRNEEIGRVWGVSSFPIEEKAVPGLDEDAVTIGIEAARNALKRAKIDPRKIRAIWFGSESKPYAVKPSSTIIAEAIGATPDLEAADFEFACKAGTEALQAAIGFVASGMAEYAMAIGADTAQGRPADHLEFTAGAGGAAFIIGEKSSETLAYFEGSYSYVTDTPDFWRRQHEHYPRHGNRFTGEPAYFHHVITAAKTLMDELGLKPSDFDYAVFHQPNVKFPLTAAKILGIPKEKVLPGLLTGRIGNTYSGATMVGISAVLDIAKPGDRILWVSFGSGAGSDAFSIVVQDAIEEKRDLAPKVEDYIKRRRVIDYALYAKARRKYIL from the coding sequence ATGAAACTGCTAAAGCCAGCGAAGGACATAGGTATTGTTGGTTATGGTGCCTACGTACCAATGTACAGAATCAGGAATGAAGAGATAGGTAGGGTTTGGGGAGTTTCAAGCTTCCCAATCGAGGAAAAGGCCGTTCCTGGTCTTGATGAGGATGCCGTGACCATAGGAATTGAAGCTGCAAGAAACGCCCTTAAGAGGGCTAAAATCGACCCCAGGAAGATAAGGGCGATATGGTTTGGAAGCGAGAGCAAGCCTTACGCGGTCAAGCCCTCGTCAACGATAATAGCTGAAGCCATTGGAGCAACTCCTGATTTAGAGGCTGCAGATTTTGAATTCGCATGTAAGGCAGGAACCGAAGCATTGCAGGCGGCAATAGGTTTCGTGGCCTCAGGAATGGCTGAATACGCAATGGCAATAGGGGCAGATACCGCGCAGGGAAGACCTGCTGATCACCTCGAATTCACCGCTGGAGCAGGAGGTGCTGCATTCATAATCGGGGAAAAGAGCAGTGAAACCCTAGCATATTTTGAGGGAAGCTACTCCTACGTCACCGACACCCCAGACTTCTGGAGGAGGCAACATGAGCACTACCCCAGGCACGGGAACAGGTTTACCGGAGAACCAGCATACTTCCACCACGTAATAACTGCGGCAAAGACGTTGATGGATGAACTCGGTTTAAAGCCAAGCGACTTCGACTATGCAGTGTTCCATCAGCCAAACGTTAAATTCCCGCTTACCGCTGCAAAGATCCTGGGGATACCAAAGGAAAAGGTCCTCCCTGGGCTTTTAACCGGAAGGATTGGAAACACGTACAGCGGAGCAACGATGGTTGGGATTTCTGCAGTTCTCGACATCGCAAAGCCTGGGGACAGGATACTGTGGGTTTCATTCGGTTCAGGAGCCGGAAGCGATGCGTTCAGCATAGTCGTTCAGGATGCAATTGAGGAGAAGAGAGATCTCGCTCCGAAGGTTGAGGACTACATAAAGAGGAGGAGGGTCATCGACTATGCGCTGTACGCCAAGGCGAGAAGGAAATACATACTGTGA
- a CDS encoding thiolase domain-containing protein, whose product MRKAIIVGVGMTPVGEHWKLSLRDLAVEAILNAMDDAGVDKVDSLYVGNMASGPFVEQENLGALIADWAGLGNIPAVKIEAACASGGAAVQEGAKAVLSGLEDVVLVVGVEKMTDAWPSDATRYLAYASDAEWELFHGASFVALNALIMRHYMNTYGYTEEDLALFAVNAHANAAKNPYAMFKRAITVDTVMKSPYIADPLKLFDASPVCDGAAAVIITTPEKAKELGIPKEKWVEIAGMGRAVDTINLANREDLLTLKAAKIAAERAYKMAGVTVDDIDFFEVHDAFTVMAALSLEALGAAKKGEGAKLAKEGQIAIDGDYPIQTMGGLKARGHPVGATGVYQTVEAVLQLRGEAPEGIQVPDAEVGVTQNIGGTGSNITVTVLRRV is encoded by the coding sequence ATGAGGAAAGCAATTATCGTTGGAGTTGGGATGACCCCCGTTGGGGAGCACTGGAAGCTCTCACTTAGAGACCTCGCGGTCGAAGCCATTCTCAACGCTATGGACGATGCCGGTGTAGACAAGGTCGATTCCCTCTATGTAGGTAACATGGCTTCTGGGCCTTTCGTTGAGCAGGAAAACCTTGGAGCTTTAATAGCTGATTGGGCTGGCCTCGGAAATATACCTGCAGTAAAGATCGAAGCTGCTTGCGCCTCTGGAGGAGCCGCCGTTCAAGAGGGAGCGAAGGCCGTGCTAAGCGGTCTTGAGGATGTTGTTCTTGTCGTCGGTGTTGAGAAGATGACCGATGCATGGCCAAGCGATGCCACAAGATACTTAGCCTATGCAAGCGATGCTGAATGGGAGTTGTTCCATGGGGCGAGCTTTGTAGCCCTTAACGCGCTGATAATGAGGCACTACATGAACACCTATGGATACACTGAGGAAGACCTAGCATTATTCGCAGTCAATGCTCACGCCAACGCCGCAAAGAACCCATATGCTATGTTCAAGAGGGCGATCACCGTTGATACCGTTATGAAGAGCCCCTATATTGCAGATCCGTTGAAGCTGTTCGATGCTTCCCCGGTATGTGACGGAGCTGCCGCCGTGATAATAACTACTCCGGAGAAGGCTAAAGAATTGGGAATTCCGAAGGAGAAGTGGGTTGAGATCGCGGGAATGGGAAGGGCCGTTGACACGATAAACCTCGCAAACAGGGAAGATCTACTCACGCTTAAAGCCGCAAAGATAGCCGCTGAGAGAGCCTACAAGATGGCCGGGGTTACGGTTGATGACATAGACTTCTTCGAGGTTCATGATGCCTTTACTGTCATGGCCGCTCTAAGCTTGGAGGCATTAGGTGCGGCAAAGAAGGGAGAGGGAGCAAAGCTTGCTAAGGAGGGGCAGATAGCGATTGATGGAGACTACCCAATCCAGACGATGGGTGGGCTTAAGGCGAGAGGCCACCCAGTCGGTGCAACTGGAGTTTACCAGACCGTGGAGGCAGTCCTTCAGTTGAGAGGAGAGGCACCGGAAGGAATTCAGGTTCCTGATGCCGAAGTTGGGGTTACGCAGAATATTGGTGGAACGGGCTCAAACATAACCGTTACAGTTCTGAGGAGGGTTTGA
- a CDS encoding Zn-ribbon domain-containing OB-fold protein gives MGKPMQVSRYWRHFKEKYRLIGGKCENGHVFFPKRPVCPVCGSRNVEDFQFSGRGKVISWTLVRNPPSGFEYYKPYPIALIQLEEGPVILAQLTDVDPDEIKEGMEVEMVTRKIREFDEDGIILYGYKFRPMLK, from the coding sequence ATGGGGAAGCCCATGCAGGTTTCCCGTTACTGGAGGCACTTTAAGGAGAAGTACAGGCTAATTGGAGGAAAGTGCGAGAACGGCCATGTGTTCTTCCCGAAGAGACCCGTCTGTCCAGTTTGTGGTAGCAGGAACGTTGAGGACTTTCAGTTCAGTGGCAGAGGTAAAGTCATATCATGGACATTAGTTAGGAATCCGCCGAGCGGTTTTGAATACTACAAGCCATATCCAATAGCACTAATACAGCTTGAGGAGGGGCCAGTTATATTGGCCCAGCTAACTGACGTTGATCCGGATGAAATTAAGGAAGGCATGGAAGTAGAGATGGTAACCAGAAAGATCAGGGAATTCGATGAGGACGGAATAATACTGTACGGCTACAAGTTTAGGCCCATGCTGAAGTGA
- a CDS encoding hydrogenase maturation protease encodes MRTLIVALGNEVMGDDGVGIKIGRVLRGKGYRVEELGTDIFSLQRVYQGEEKIIIIDAVLSENPGEVIHLRGEEVFSRLKAEIRSAHFMGAIEGLKLLMALDERLRKAEIHFVGITIKEIKLGLELSESVKRAIPRAVKLVEEIAG; translated from the coding sequence ATGAGAACGCTAATAGTTGCACTTGGAAATGAGGTCATGGGTGACGATGGAGTAGGGATAAAGATAGGCAGGGTACTAAGGGGAAAGGGCTACAGGGTAGAAGAGCTGGGAACCGACATTTTCTCACTTCAGAGGGTTTACCAGGGAGAAGAAAAGATCATAATTATCGATGCAGTTCTCTCAGAAAATCCCGGAGAGGTCATCCATCTCAGAGGGGAGGAGGTGTTCTCAAGATTGAAGGCGGAAATCAGGAGCGCCCACTTTATGGGTGCCATAGAAGGGCTTAAGCTTTTAATGGCCCTTGATGAAAGGCTGAGGAAGGCTGAGATACACTTCGTTGGGATAACGATTAAGGAGATAAAGCTTGGCCTTGAACTCAGTGAAAGCGTAAAGAGGGCTATTCCAAGGGCGGTAAAACTCGTGGAGGAGATAGCGGGATGA
- a CDS encoding lysine exporter LysO family protein, whose amino-acid sequence MRFTVAVIASLIAGYTLGKIGVKAGELYELALYLLIFIIGLDIGLHGRWAEMKKSLSVKSLLLPLATLIGSLIGGVIGGIILNIPLKWAIPVVAGVGWYSLTGPILAQYSAFYGIIGFLANFLREVFTVILYPFFANTFGKEPSISIGGATTMDSTLPIIVKFGGKEITMIAFIHGFILSLLVPVIVPFLASIAAGG is encoded by the coding sequence GTGAGATTTACAGTGGCCGTTATAGCTTCCCTAATAGCAGGATACACACTGGGAAAAATTGGGGTGAAGGCGGGGGAACTGTACGAGCTCGCCCTCTACCTCCTAATTTTCATCATAGGCCTTGACATCGGGCTGCACGGTAGATGGGCCGAGATGAAGAAAAGCCTGAGCGTGAAGAGCCTGCTTCTCCCCCTAGCCACTTTAATTGGTTCTCTAATTGGGGGTGTCATTGGAGGAATCATTTTAAATATCCCTCTAAAATGGGCTATTCCAGTTGTTGCTGGAGTTGGGTGGTACTCCCTTACTGGTCCCATCTTGGCCCAGTACTCAGCCTTCTATGGCATCATAGGATTTCTCGCCAATTTCCTCAGGGAAGTATTTACCGTGATCTTGTATCCATTCTTCGCTAATACGTTTGGCAAGGAGCCTTCAATCTCTATTGGCGGAGCAACAACGATGGATTCAACTCTTCCCATAATCGTTAAGTTCGGTGGGAAGGAGATAACTATGATTGCTTTCATCCATGGTTTTATACTGTCTCTCTTAGTCCCCGTTATTGTCCCGTTCCTCGCCTCAATTGCGGCTGGTGGATAA
- a CDS encoding transglutaminase-like domain-containing protein, which produces MRKVAVIVLLILFISPGCLNRKAEVTETTNGPQECLTSNLTLALACYISQDWSLLTNLSVKFKNESLEWTIWNILKWEEENFRYDDFKNSSIILRPSEFLKIRKGVCTDYTVLTAGILLALNVTPVYVLIIHFSETPTLHSAVAVEVGNYTFILDQKLPPRDLGSYLEGFAYNGKTITFAEVYLLNTPGNVSYVGIWGVDKFRENDYTPTYYDAFKLSREIAKIFRRKTGLFPREELRVTIPQGFLERKVWVFRFKMLKISYNPLFLQQYATMLAETIMEDSEVSKDLQTYKAFWTYAYWEGDDLVVKLFLAK; this is translated from the coding sequence ATGAGGAAAGTAGCAGTAATTGTATTGTTGATCCTCTTTATTTCCCCAGGATGCCTCAACAGGAAAGCTGAGGTCACAGAGACCACTAATGGGCCCCAGGAATGTCTAACATCAAATCTAACCCTCGCTTTAGCCTGTTACATCTCTCAAGATTGGAGTCTTTTAACAAATCTTTCAGTAAAATTCAAGAACGAAAGCCTTGAATGGACAATTTGGAACATTCTCAAATGGGAGGAGGAAAATTTTAGATACGATGATTTCAAGAATTCGAGCATCATACTAAGGCCCTCGGAATTTTTAAAGATTAGAAAAGGAGTCTGTACTGACTACACCGTCCTTACGGCAGGAATTCTTCTGGCACTAAATGTGACTCCGGTTTACGTTTTGATAATCCATTTTTCAGAGACACCAACGCTACACTCTGCTGTTGCAGTAGAGGTCGGTAACTACACTTTCATACTCGATCAAAAGCTTCCCCCGCGCGATTTGGGGAGCTACTTAGAAGGCTTTGCCTATAATGGTAAGACTATAACGTTTGCAGAAGTTTACTTGCTTAACACCCCAGGGAACGTATCTTATGTGGGCATCTGGGGAGTTGACAAGTTTAGAGAGAACGATTATACCCCCACCTACTACGATGCCTTCAAGCTGAGTAGGGAAATAGCAAAAATATTCAGAAGGAAAACAGGTCTCTTCCCCAGAGAGGAGTTAAGAGTTACGATACCCCAAGGATTCCTAGAAAGAAAGGTGTGGGTGTTCAGGTTTAAAATGCTCAAGATATCTTACAATCCCCTATTCCTCCAGCAGTACGCCACAATGCTCGCCGAGACTATTATGGAGGATAGTGAAGTGAGTAAAGACCTCCAAACCTACAAGGCGTTCTGGACGTACGCGTACTGGGAGGGGGATGACCTCGTAGTTAAGCTTTTCTTGGCTAAGTGA
- a CDS encoding cob(I)yrinic acid a,c-diamide adenosyltransferase has product MKVTTKVGDKGTTRLFGGDEVWKDSPITEANGSIDELTSFLGEARHYVNEQVREILDKVQAHLYRIMGELGSKGQFKGVGREEIEWLESLIRDYEGRIELRSFVLPGGTLASAKLDVCRTIARRAERRVATVLREYGIGRWALIYLNRLSDLLFLLARDIERKEGKLREAK; this is encoded by the coding sequence ATGAAAGTTACGACGAAGGTCGGGGATAAGGGAACCACGAGGCTTTTTGGAGGAGATGAAGTTTGGAAAGACTCTCCAATAACTGAAGCCAACGGGAGTATAGATGAGCTAACGAGCTTCTTGGGGGAAGCGAGGCATTATGTCAACGAACAAGTTAGGGAGATACTGGATAAAGTTCAGGCCCATCTATACAGGATAATGGGGGAGCTAGGTAGCAAAGGTCAATTTAAAGGCGTTGGAAGGGAGGAGATCGAGTGGCTTGAAAGCCTTATAAGGGATTATGAAGGAAGAATAGAACTGAGAAGCTTTGTTCTTCCGGGAGGAACGCTGGCGAGTGCCAAGCTTGATGTGTGTAGAACCATAGCGAGAAGGGCAGAGAGAAGGGTTGCGACCGTTCTCAGGGAATATGGAATTGGGAGATGGGCCTTGATTTACTTGAACAGGTTAAGCGACCTCCTGTTCCTTCTGGCTAGGGATATTGAGAGGAAAGAAGGAAAGCTGAGGGAGGCAAAATGA
- a CDS encoding cysteate racemase: MKVIGILGGMGPLATVELFRRIVEKTPAKRDQDHPRIIIYNNPQIPDRTAFILGKGEDPRPQLIWTAKRLEECGADFIIMPCNTAHAFIEDIQREIGIPIISMVEETARRLSEIRCRKAGLIATTGTIVSRVYHKALERYGIEVILPENQEEVMRGIYEGVKAGNLKLGREILLNVAKELERKGADCIIAGCTEVSVVLRQDDLKAKLIDPMDVIAEVAVKLALHD; this comes from the coding sequence ATGAAAGTTATAGGAATACTGGGCGGAATGGGCCCCCTTGCAACGGTTGAGCTCTTCAGGAGGATAGTTGAAAAAACCCCTGCAAAGAGGGATCAGGACCATCCCAGGATAATAATCTATAATAATCCCCAAATACCTGACAGGACTGCTTTTATCCTGGGGAAAGGAGAAGATCCAAGACCGCAACTTATTTGGACTGCAAAAAGGCTCGAGGAGTGTGGAGCAGATTTTATAATAATGCCGTGCAATACCGCACACGCATTCATCGAGGACATACAAAGAGAGATAGGGATACCAATTATTAGCATGGTGGAGGAGACCGCAAGGAGGCTTAGTGAGATTAGATGCAGAAAAGCTGGACTTATTGCAACAACGGGAACGATAGTGAGTAGGGTTTACCACAAAGCCCTAGAGAGGTATGGAATTGAAGTTATTCTACCCGAAAACCAAGAGGAAGTTATGAGAGGAATATACGAAGGCGTCAAGGCCGGAAATTTAAAGCTTGGGAGGGAGATACTGCTTAACGTAGCTAAGGAGCTGGAGAGAAAAGGCGCAGACTGCATAATAGCGGGATGCACAGAGGTTAGTGTTGTTTTGAGGCAGGACGACCTAAAAGCCAAGTTAATTGATCCTATGGACGTTATCGCAGAAGTAGCCGTTAAATTAGCACTCCATGATTAA